The Bombus vancouverensis nearcticus chromosome 7, iyBomVanc1_principal, whole genome shotgun sequence region AAGGAATGCTGGTTCTCCAAGATGTCAAACAGAGCGTACAATGCCTCCAGTTGCTCAAAAAAAACATCAGATGTTTGCAAAACGATACTTCCAGGAACAAGGAACTGGttagtttatatatatatatatataaacaatcGATACAATGTGGCATCGTATGTAATTAAGATTTAATGGATTTTACATCTATTTTTCATACATGGCAGGTTCGCCTCTCGGAGCTACAGCACATCCTACCACTCCAAtgaaatatgaatatgaatCGCACACAGTCGGTGCTGGGGCACCAGGAAATGCCTATTCTGGCCCGATCGAGGGTGCAGCCGGGCCTCAAcctgaaataaaatatagttgtagTGTAGATTTCAGTCGTCATCAATCAGGTAAAACTGACCTCTTAGCTTCTGAATATTTATATCAAACAGATATTTCTTAGCTTTACCTTACAGAACTCTAagacgataaaatattttaaataaaatgtattatgtattatttaaGTAAGCGAGATGTGTCAGGTATTAAGCATAATAATACTTGCTTCTTTTTTATATCATCAGGACGTTCAGCTATAGAACACGTTCATCATAATCACACGTACCATTTACCTGCAGAAAGTTCCGGATCTCTTCAACGTCCAGTTTCTCGTGACAAAAAAGGTGAACTGTATAGATCAAACTGGCAACATGATTGTTGCAtactttaataatattataatgtaataatactatattattaacttcaataattaaaaaatattattaaaaatattaataatattaataacattataatatactttaataatatgtaatatttataattcaataGTATTACATTTGTAATCTTCGTTAATGTCTTTTTTAGTACGTAAAAGTGATAGCGAGGAACACCTAACTAGAGATGAGAAAAGAGCAAGGGCGTTGAATGTCCCTATTCCGGTGAATGATATTATTAATCTACCAATGGACGAATTTAACGAACGTCTTAGTAAATATGATCTCAGCGAAGCACAATTGTCTTTGATACGTGACATTAGAAGACGGGGCAAGAACAAAGTTGCCGCCCAAAACTGTCGCAAGCGTAAGCTAGATCAAATCATTAGTCTTGCTGACGAAGTAAAGGAGATGAGAGACCGCAAGATGAGGCTTATTCGTGAACGAGAATTCATGCTTATTGAAAGACAACGTGTAAAAGACAAATTTAGTCAACTTTACCGTCATGTATTTCAAGTTAGTATATTCTAttagttatttattttgcaaataaattGGAAATTCGGCTTGTAAATAATATAAGTTAATAATTGGATGTAATATTATtcgtatattaaaattaaaaacaactTTACCATTTAATTTACAGTCCTTGCGCGACCCTGATGGCAATCAATATCATCCTTACGAATACAGTCTTCAACAGTCTGCTGATGGAAATGTGTTGTTAGTGCCAAGGAACCAGACAAATCCTCACCATCCACGTCCTACAACAATGGAACCAAAAACAAAACCTGATCCTGAACATAAGGAATGAAATTATCAAGAAATCACGTTTTAAAACGTTTGGAAAGAGAAACTCTATTTTCTTCATATACCGGCTGCACTTTTGCAAAACGAACGTAAAGGCGGTGCTGAGATAaaaattacttacaattttaaataccaCAATGACGAGTTTGCGTAGAAAGCTTATTGCTTAATACTGATATATTTCACACATGttcaaataaatgaaaaaatttttcAAAAGTTTTGCAGAAACTCACATTGAGTCTCACATTTCTTTACAACTGAAGAATAATCATCAAACGTAAGAAATGTCGATTGTACATATAGTTATATAGCATAAATAAAccaataaacaatataaatagaaaaaaagtaGACAACATTTATAAAAGTCTGCGTTATATTTCTTaatgtaaaatttttatttattattttaaacaactATATCATTATGAATTGATTTACAATCACGAgctcatttaaaaaaaaaagaatcatattataaaattttttaagtGTCACTTTTTTTCTATTCAAATTCAAGGGAACAGTATAATAATAAtccaattaaaataattttcttacaattctcttttgttatttttataacacaagTGTGTTTTAATCCTAAATgcatgtatatgtacatgtatgttTTTTACGCACCGTGGGTatgttacatatacatatagtgAGTATATTACATATACTTACATTTTTATGAAGAGGATTTAACGCGTTTCGATGCAGTTGTTTCAgttatgaatatatatacatatgatatatatttgatatataacTGACGTAGGTGTTAACTATCTACGATCACATCGAAATATGATTATTCAACATAATTCGTGTCTATTAAATTAAATCACtttcaaaattatataaacTTGCCAAACTTcataaatatttgcatattttggTAGGAATAAAAAAGGGAGTTACATTGAGTTTGTTATACATAACTCAATGGGGAAGAGATAAAATATATCTGCACAAATATGCAATGCTAGGGAAATAAACATTTGTTGGACAACATATTTATAATTTGCAATGATAAAAAACAGGAATGCAAAATTAAACTTGCATTtattaaattggaaattaaatggaaggaacgatttaaataataaacaatgtGTGTTAAAGCAtcgaataatatatattgttcTATGAACTGTTTAGTGTTCTGTACAGTAAACTGCtccaaaaatgttaaatttcaGTCCGTTCAAATGAAATATTAAcgataaattgtaatataaagtGGGGAGATATCTAGTAATTAATGTGACTATGTGGATACTTTTAACGCAACGTATTGTACTGctacaatattaataatagtattGTTTGAAACATGAATGAAAACATAACAAAtacacatatttttataaagtaaGGGACGAATAAAGTTTAGGTATTTCACATTTgtctttgtatatatatattaatatagttagaataattttctataaatattatacatatataaatatcgaacatatgtatttatgtatatacatgtatatgtataaatacatatatgcagAGTAATAATTGAGATATATGTTATAAGATTAAAAGCGAAAAAGAACTACTGTTTACGCCGACAATTTATAATAGTCATGTCTTTATTAACATTTACATACACagttgtatttatattattggGTGTAGGCTGCCTTTACGTACTGTATTTAGCGAGTGGAGATCACGTTGTTAAGAATTGCTGCAAAAagaataatttacaattactcTGTTCGTGAATTGTACAAACGAACTAGATTTATACACCTCAATTCCATCTGATCACATTGTCATTTTAAGATCTCCTATGtcattaaatttctatattgtataaataaagCTGAATAAACCTTTGGGGAAATtactgtatacattttaatataatatgtgCATGATACTTGTCCATCTTCATgctatttatgaaaaattaagaatttaaaaataaaaatgaaactgtgaAAGCTGTTACCCATGTAATTATAATGCtgataaacaaaaataatttttataataaaaatattacataatatatttctatatgcAAAAGTAACATAGATTTTTTAATATGAACAAAAGTTGAAATTTTAAATGAAGTTACAGTGTTATAGACCAAAAATATTCAGGATAGTCTGATATATCATTTTGCAAAACCTAATTTTGCCtaatactattttatttctttggcTCTTTGCAATATATTTCTCTATGAATAAGAATAAATAAGCTCTGcaatatatttgcaaaaaattataatatttattgttcatATATATTACATGTGATGCTAGAAAGCATACTAGAATAGTCATATAATACGTaagtaaaagaataattttcatagTATATAACAAGAAAGTTAAACAtcatataaaaattatagtgtataatttattgtaaatgTATTGTGAAGAATATATTCCCTGAATAagcgataaatataaatacttcTCCCCTCAAGGTTCCAAGGACTTTTACTAATTATAAGTCAAGTGAAATGTATGTACCTATATATTCCCTTTTGTAAACAgctgtaaataattaatatggctaatgagaaatattaacaatttattttatatattatgatatttacattatttatatatttaaacataTTTCTTTCTAATCAAATCGTTTAATGATTCTTTAAGTGtagtattttgaatattagtaaaGTATCAATAGCTATCGTGatatgaaatatatgtaattgCAGAGAGTTGCTAGGAGACTGATGAAGTATTTACCAATGGCGCCTGAGGAGTGGTTGAGACTTATTCAAAATGCTACGAAAACTGCAATTATCCAAGATGGtaagataatttaaaaatatactaaTATCATATTCTTAAAGCTTTCGTTATGTATTGAACTTTTTTGTGTAAGAATTATTCAAAGATTGCTTAAATGTAAAGATTTTTAAATGTACAGTTTTAACCTTCAAAATGTTTAATCAATAAATACTGTCAgttgaaattttgtattatacgtTTGTTATTGACAATGTCATGGATTAATCTCAAACGTTTCTCTGTAATTgaattatgtattatatgtaaaatctgttatatattatatgtaaaattcatttacatgtaatgtaaaatataaatgtgcTTTACAAAATTACAGATATGAATGTGCCTAGTATATGATTTTATTggcatttttatttcttttgtcagctatttaaatgttattttaACATATGTTGTCAGATGTAATTTgatgtatataattacatatgGTTACATAAAGCAATGTTACATCTTCTTAAAATTATATCAAATGTAATGTTTTTACATACTTTTATATATAGGAAAAAGAAAAGTCCATTTTTTAATGGAAGATGGTAGGGAAATGGTAGAAGAATACCACTTAGAAACAAATGTTTTAGTACGGAGAGCATGGAAAGAGAAAGGTAAACTTGGACAAGATATAGGTTGGAAAGTAGAAATTGGAGACCCTGAACCTAGACAAAATAATATTGAAGCATATGGGATTCAGGAAAGTTCAAGTGCTGTATGTAAAGTATATTTTGCACAGTATAAGATTATATCATGTATCTAATACATGATAACCTATTTAATCTAAATATATGTTTGAATTTTCcaaaatataatgaataataatcactattatatatatctttataataGCCATTTATTACAAGAAGAATTACAAAAACTGCACTTGAATGGCGCATAAGGAATTTGTCATATCCACAGAATGTATATAGTGTAACAGCAGAAGATGATAACACAATAACTGTTCGTACAAccaacaaaaaatattttaaaaagataaTAGTTCCAGATTTAGAACGTGCTGGATTAAAAGTAGTACAAGACAGAATATCCTTCACACATCAATACAGTACGCTAATTATTACGGTACGAGAAGTATCtgtatttttaatacatttacaTAACTGGACTGCAGACTTTTAtgcaatattatatttttgtgaatataAGTCGAAGGACAGAATCTAAGTAgtgatttcatttattaaatattgagtattttgtatattttatatagttcTGTATattattctatgcatttttgcacctttaaattttctacaaatGCATAAAAGTCTGTAACCTATATATAATTGTTATGTTCATTTCTTTTTTGTAGTATAAAAAACCACCTGCACTTCTGGAGTTGGAAAAAAAGGTATTAGATGAAATATTACAACTGAAAGCAAGAAAAGATGGTGATGTACAGTGTCCAACAAGCTAATAAAAtctttttttctaaaaatatttttctgttttgCTTGTCCACAGTCATATTTAGAAAATGAAGTCAAAGAAATTAAACTtcacattataatatttatcattaatatcatataaattaaacgcattattatatataactgaaaatttgattgaaaatttattgaaaaatttatttaaaaatattaatctatagaatttttatgcatatagTAAACAAAcggtaagtattttattttttttaatttggttAAGAGAAATAATCtttataaatactttttgtatgaaatttatttttcaacgtAGCGGCATTGCGCGCGCGAAAATCGAGAAATCGATAGATCGATCATTCATTCGTTCTGCGTCGCGAGTACTATCGACTGCATCTTGCTACTATGTATGTGTGCCGTGTAAACTGTGTTGGTGATATTGCGTTTCGGTGTTATGCTTATAATTCCGCATTATAATATCTAAATAAGCAAAGAATATGATGAAATCTATACCCGAGAGGcaagtattatttattttttattttttataattccaTTGAGTTTAATGAGGCATTTAAAACTATTTATTCAATGATTTAAATCGGAGGTCACATTGCATAGAGGTTATGTTATTCTGACTTTCCTTgtattgtttttaatatttcttttctaaGCGATATTATCGGTAGGAATGTAATTGtgaattaaaatattatcaaaTGTGTTCAGGTTTATCTGCTCCGTAGTCGCAATTAATactacatttttaatatttctaaatgCATTTACTCGATGCGGTTTGTATGGTAGTTAACTTATCGGTCGAGAAACACATTTTTCTTTATTGTAAGGTAATTTCATAGACGATACttttttctaatattaatatatattatatatatgtagatagaTATTATTATATGAATTGAAATACATTATTCCgattgtatatattaaataaaatttttcaaatgCCATTATTGTTGAGTGTTAAATAATTTCAACTTCTGTTATCTAAAATTATCAAGAATGAATCCGAATAAGTACTCACGCGGcgctatttctttttatttaacattatcTGTTTATGCTTATAGTTGTTCAGTGATATGTGTACTTATACGTATAATGAATGTATATTAAATagatgaataaataaatgtatgtgTTCATATTTTACATACTTTAAGTGTGTTGTATctttattcattattattattttctatcttaGGTGGTTGGAATATAAACCCTATGGCACAGTGATCAGTGGTACAAAAATTCTTCCCTTTAAAGTTCCATTGAAAGAGGTGAGTGTTCTTGTTAATAAACaattgaaatttgtaatttaatatataggTTCCGTACCTTTTTCGCACATACCTTAACTTTccgtttctaataaatttacaaACTGCAATATTCTCGTCAATAAGTTTACTAATTATAAGtggaaaatatgtaatatagtTATATGATTTTTATAATTGCAATTGTAAATGTAATTACAAATTTACCGTTTAAGTATGTTTGAAATTTGattcaaatgttttttaaaggtttttttttatttatagtaatTCAGATATAGTTTGTCaaagaatttatttctttttaacgacCTATAATTTTTTTATGCAATGTAGGATACAAACTGTAAAATACACAAAattgaaagataaataaaaatttatgattGAATGGAATAATTAAGTTATCTTGcaattgaaatatttcttgcgttattgaaataattaaaatatacaattacCATCAGAATACCAGCAGAATCGAAGTAGAATAAGATACGTATTACTCGAGAAATTTTATCTTGTtctaaatatttcgaaatttgaaGCTTAAAGTTTCTTTAAAAGAAAGTTAGAAAAATGATTTTCATTTGCAAATCGTGTTTTTAGAACCGCCGCTGTTAAACGCATGGTCGATGTCGTCGAAGTCGCTTTACtgtgtttctttttctcttacCTTTCATAGTAAATCAAACATCCTCTTCGCGGGGGTCGTGGCGGCTTCGAAGCTGAGATAAGATCGCATCGAATTCCAGAAATAGAGGATACAGTGCCGGTATCCATACGCGTTGGTGCGTCTCGTACGACTTAGGTATGCGTGTACACGTTCCGAGATACGTGGCACGGGCCACCGTGAAATCGATGCATGCCAGTGGTATAGAAACCATTTTTATTTACAGTAACATTGATCGATAAGGTACAAATAATGAGACATGtgacaaattaatatttgagTCTCTTTCATAatgatttaataaatgataattagactgctaatatttatgcaaatttatttttttacaaatatgtatACAGCTACTCATTCGTAtagtatattaatataattataacatagatGCGGACAATATTTAGACACATATAGATAACATATATTTGTTGCTTTGTATAAGAGAGGATGATTTAATTATCGTGTTGTATATTCTATGAAAATATGAAGCATTTATTGTAGCTTGAAAATATGTCAATAATTCTTTGTTAAATACTTCTATTGTACGGTCAAATGTTATTGTTAGAAAGAAATTGTTATTTATAGCACTGTGTACGAATATGTAATTAGAAAAATGAAACCTAGATGTTgcacttattaaatattaactattcattttcaataaaaatagaaaatgaaattaggagttgatttaaaatatatatactagGTGTGAAAAAAATGTGTGTGTTCATTGGATAAAAATTGGTTCTATACCACTGGTGTGGCATTGGGAACGAGGGAGGCTTGTTTGTCGATGGACCGTGTTAGTAACGGTAAGGTGGGAAAGGCACCTCCGTGAGATCTGGTATCGGTCCAAGCCAAATTGCTGTATTGTTGCATGTCCTGACTCCAGCGTAGATATAAACAAGCTTGATGTATGCACACACTTCGTTCGATACGCGCGGCAGTGCTTTTTGGATCGTGAATAGCCCAGCTCGATTGTTTGCCTAGTAGCTGAACAAAGTGCGATCGTACGCTCCCATGCTGGTTGCCGCTGTGTGATGTATGTATCGCAGTCGTGCTGTGATCTAGCGGCATTCACTGAAGTTTGTTGATTTTCAGGATACGTATACGTACGTGATTCAGTGAcatcttttcttcgtttttctgcTTACTTTTATTAAGGTAACGGTTCTTAGATTGTATCTTTATATCGAAAGATTTGTAATTTGATTATGGACAATTTCGAGGGATACtaggaaataaaaattgtttgatatattaaataatatcttCAATTGTTGCTGATGAATAATAGATAATGTAAAGAATGTCTGGGTTAAGCTACTTCTTCTTCAGTATCTTTATATTGGAAGATTTAGATTAAGGATTAAATCGATGGATAATAGATAATCTAAAAGAAGTTTGGGTTAAGCCACTTTGATTTAGAATACTTcgtcttaatttttattttatattttgtgtaATACATATCATCAGAATACAGATTAGGATACTCTCCGGATTAGGATATCAGTTGAGGGTTCATATACAAACAAAAGTATCGAATGAAACAATTTTGAAGGTATTTCTCCTAAATATAAGAACTACCTGCCTTTGGAATTGAGAATGACTGTATAGAGACGTTCATTGTGGACTTGAGTGTTTTACAGATGTAATGAAAAGTGGTATCAACGGTGAATAGATTTCCATGTGAAAATCGGCGTTAGCAATCGGATACGCACGGCTGGAGACGAGTCAGGAGGGCACCGCTATTCCCGTTTGTTTCGAGTCATTTAATTTCCGTCTAACTCCAAGCGAACCGGTTTTTCTCGTCTACCGACGTCCTCTGGACCAACAACGGACAGTTGCAAATAAGTTCGGAACCTTTTTGGCCGGGATTGACCGCTATGCATATAGGCGTGCATGCATACGCAAAATAGGAGGGTGCCCCGACTAATTGATTCTGGCGTCGCGGGCATTACATAAAACAAGTCGAAGCGAGGGCCAGGAATTGGAGTTGGGTTGATTGGGCCCGTTGCGCCGGCCGCGGGGGGCCACTCGTTAATAGGGCCCTGAAATACCCGTGCGAGCTCGTGGCCGCGTGTGCTtgtgctctctctttctctcttttcttcttctttcttctcctcttcttcttctctcctctcctctcctctcctctcttctcatctcttctcttctcttctcttctcttctcttctcctgTTTTCGTGTTCGTGCTCGTGCTCGTGCTCTCGTACTCGTGCCAGCACCCATTCTCGCTCACCTCTGCGCCTTGAGACCGCACGACGGACCGCTTCTTCATCTTCTATAAGAACGTGTAACAAATATCGGCTCACACGAAACGTGATACCGTCTTCGCCGACACGCTGTACGCTTTCTACCTTTCTCTCCCCCtttactttcttttcttttcttttcatttttttcactCCGGACACCGTCCTCGATGAATTTAAGCCGATAACCCCTAGTCACCATATACATTGTAAAAGATGCGCTTTAAAGTCGAttttaattttggattgaattTCGTACGCGTGTAATTTGCCAAGGAATCGGTGGATGGAGGATGCTTGTCGAGGATCGTTCTGGAAGCCCGCCTCGCGATGGCTTAGCTTTAGGCTAACGCGGCCTTGgcttttaggttttacgttgtatgtacACGTACTTGTCATTGTTTCACACTACTATTCTTTTACACGATCGATGCTATAATTCATGCATTTAATGTACTGCATCTCCTTCGTCTTTGGTTCTATTCCTGTAATCTTCTATCATGTAATCTAATCAATCGCTTGCTGATATTATTGCTTATTTAGATATTGTGTCAATAGTTCCAGTTAGCGTTTATGATAGTTATTTGTTGAGCTTGAGTTTATCATATAAACATTCTTTTCTTTCATCCTTTGCACAaggttttttattatatttattattatttttattacgttttaaaCGAGCGGTGGAAGAAGAGAACGATAATAgagatactaataattaatattagtaTACATACAATTGGtactaataattaatattagtaTACATGCAACTTTCCTGTGAATTATTCTTATATATTCGTTATAATCAGGTAGTTTGACTAATCCGAACGAGGGTTGTGATTCCTTCCATTAACAGTGGGAACACATTTACCAATATTTTACTCGTTATACGAGTACGAGTAGTCGTGCTAATTTATTAGAATTACATAATCAAACTACTTTTTGATCGAATTTgcgataaatttaatatttcacattta contains the following coding sequences:
- the LOC117159120 gene encoding protein DPCD: MKYLPMAPEEWLRLIQNATKTAIIQDGKRKVHFLMEDGREMVEEYHLETNVLVRRAWKEKGKLGQDIGWKVEIGDPEPRQNNIEAYGIQESSSAPFITRRITKTALEWRIRNLSYPQNVYSVTAEDDNTITVRTTNKKYFKKIIVPDLERAGLKVVQDRISFTHQYSTLIITYKKPPALLELEKKVLDEILQLKARKDGDVQCPTS